The following DNA comes from Rhinolophus ferrumequinum isolate MPI-CBG mRhiFer1 chromosome 15 unlocalized genomic scaffold, mRhiFer1_v1.p scaffold_54_arrow_ctg1_1, whole genome shotgun sequence.
CTCACAAGCCTGGGTTAGGTGCACCTTGCAATTGAACATGCACCATCAGCCAATGGGCTGTCGTGAGCCCCTCGAGTACGCATGTCATGTTCTGCTTTCTTTTATAACCCAGCACTGAGCAAGTGTCTGCTTCATAGTGAGTTCCCTAAACATTTGTGGAGTGGAGAATGCTAGCCTCTCTGGTCCTtacttcctcatctgttaaatgggttgCATTTGCTGATCTCTGGGGAGACTTCCGGTAATAACATGTACCACTCTAGATTCTTCTACCATTGTTTTATCTGGCCATCATCTATCTTCCTTAGTAACCAGGAGAAATGGGTGACACCTATATTATGCTGAAAACAATGTATTACAGTTATCTGTCTTATTTCAATACATTTAATGCAAAAACTAGGATTATGCTGTATGTAACGTTCTTCAACCTGCTTTTTTCATTCAACGATGTAGTATGGACAACTTTCTCTTCAGAGCTAGAGACATTATTCTTTTTAACGGCTACAGAGTATTTCACAGACGGAGGCTGATCAGTCacctactgatggacacttagggtgtttcctgtttttctcagCTACCACAAGGCTGGGAGCACTTCAGTAGGACATTTGTACGTAGAACCACAATTATCAGGGTTTCTGTGCATTGGACAGTCTGATCAATATTGCCAAATCGCGTATTGAAAGACAGCATCTGTTTATATTCAAGGTGATGGTGTCACACAGCCAAGAATAATTGCAAGCACCGCTGTGGGGTTTGTGGGCTCCTCTGGACTGGGGCTAGGAGGTCACACAGACTTGCTTCGCCTCATTTAGGCTTTTTGAGTCCCCTGGTTCTACAGCGAGGTCAACAATCCAGCGTGGTTACATATCCTGCCTTCGGCCTCAGAAACTCCTGATGCTTTGAGCCAAAGACGTCTGCACatctcacggagccatagataggggagacctaccactacattctcgctggcggctgggtcggagacacaaaagcaaacatccgccagtaccccaacaaggggatctttctgcaccccagtctcactggcggctgggtgagacacaggaagcaggagccacatgacccgcaatccgccgtccgcttttctgccttccaaccaaccaaccagcatAGTCacagcagttgtatcagtggcgaatggccaaccagtcacagctgatggccaattagtcacagctgacggccatctactacccgagccagcacctttccacgtgaggccgagagcctggaaagtgctctctggaactctgtccccacactcagttttcgaacatccattccggaagaccgttggagttctgaaactttggaaaacagccgacagctaggcctcaggatcttgcactcagcagaagccgcgtGACACCTTCGACTTTGGAagcgtgttcgaaaaccaaagcatttacttctggtttTACCGCGTTGGTAagccaaaatgttcatcaacggacaCGTTGGAAAACCGGGGTACTACTGTAACATCAGGGGGATGGGATATAGGATAAGTGGGTGTGTGTGATATTCTGGACAGGCATGCGCACTGATTTGCTAAATATCCCTTCTCCATGGCGCTGAGCTCACCGATCGCACGTGGTACTTAGTTCCGCGCGACCTCCGCTTCCCACGTGGTCCAAAGCAGGGACTAACTGTTCTGGAGGAATCCTTGACAGGTGGCCTCCACACACAGCTGCCAAACCAGTGCCAGTGTTTGGCCAGCTGTGTTGACTTAGAACGAGCTCGGAAAGGAGATCAGGTCGACTGGGGGAGGGTTCCTTCCCACGCACCAGCCGCCTGACCTTGAACAAGCTGCATTCCCAGCGTTGGGTTTCCTTCTTTGAAGAACGTGGGGGGGACAGGGGTGGTATTGCCGTACCCCACGTGCCCGACTGTGGGCAAAGCCCTGTCACACACTGAGCCCGGTCTCTATCCTGCCTTTACAGAGGAGCAAACTCAGAAGTGGGCCCAGGATGTCACGAGGAATCTCCGGTCCCAGGGGCCCAAGCGAATGCGTGAAAGATCGCCCTCTAGGGGCAGCTCGGGAATTTGTGGGATTTCTTGGTTGTCACAAGGGAGGCAGAACCAGACAGTTGCACACAGAATTGTCTCACGTCCAGCACAACGTCTGACGGTCCTGCTGGATATTCTTGAAGCGAAAAAACTGAGCCTAGAACCTACCCCGTCCGATGTCATGATGGAATTATTTTGCTACTGATTGAGTGATAAAGCCACTACTTAGCAAGAACAGTATTTCCTAATTTTCTCCACCTTCACTTGTCTCCGTGTGGTATCGTTGTTTAAATTAAGGTTATTTTTCGCCTTCTCTTAACATCTGTTCTGTTATTGTTATCCCAACTCTGTTTTTATTCCTGTCctcctgtcttttcatttcctgGACAGTAAAGAACTTACAGATCACCcaaatctggaaaacaaaagctaAATTGAATTCTGGCTCAGGCCAGGGAGACACGCCAGCTGATGCTACTTCTCCTTAAACAGAGGACAAAACTGGGTTATTATAGAGCTTGGGGAAGGATGCGGTTTAGGTAAGTTTAGATGGAATAGTGTTTCAATAGGCTCACAGCTGAGTGGGGGTTGTGAGCAGAGAATGAACATCTGGGCTGGGCTGACAGGGTCAGATTGTGTTGGAAACCAcagagtttaaaaggaaaaagaagaagagaaaagcctccttccctgcccccgACCGGGGGAGCTGGGAGCTGGTACAGAAGCCTCCTCCGCTGAGGCTTGAGTGGGCAACTGGGGGTGTGGCTTCCGTGGGGCCACAGGACCCACAGGCAGAGCCTTCCGGCAAGAGTGGAAAATTCCACTTTCACATGTTTCTTATCCGAACCCCTTCCTTTAGTTCATTATTACAGGGGTACAAACATCTGCTTACTTCAGAATGCCTTCTACTTCGGTGTATCTGTGTtttgaaatagatattattttattataaattaatttccttttctgtctcctttacaTTACGGGGAGCGCATTCCACCGAGTTGTTTGGAATTAACTCTTACATAGCGCAGCTTAcagtgtaccaggcactgtggcCAGGGCCTTTCCATATAGGATCTCATTTGACCCTGTCACCCACTCTGGGAGGTGGACACAAGTATTagcatcctcattttacagaggagaaaactgcggcacagagaggtgaagtgacttttcTGGGGTCACACAGGAAGTAGTGGGTCAGGGGCTTGAGCTCTGGCTccggaatctgcatttttaaccactctctggcctccctctcagaggaggaaagtgaCCCAGGGGCCCAGTTCAGGATAGTAAGGAGGCTTCCCAAGATGTTTCTTATAAAAAAGGAGTGTTGGGTGTGACAGGGAGAAGAACCACTGGCCTAGCACATAGTATGTTGCTATCCTCTCCCCATATCCTTCCCTCCACACTCTGCCACCACGGTCCTGAATCTGAGCCAGAATTGTGGTGGACGTGAGGGTCAGCTGTGTAGCCAAGACCCCAAGCGTGGAGGGGGCACGTGGCAGAGGGCAGGAGATGGACAGGATTGGGTGGGCCAGGTGAGGTCCTTGGTCTCGCTGACCAGGATCCCTGGTCATTTTCCTCCTGCTACCTGAGGGGTGGGGATCTCCTCTGTGGAAAATACCAGCTGGGCAGCCCCAGTGAGAGGGAGGAGGCAAGCGGGGGCTGGGACTCACTCTTTTTTCCTCTCGTGACTGGTTCTGGGAAAGAGCCCGATTGCATCAGGCAGGGCCTGAGGGGTTGGAGCCAGACTGCAGGCTGAGGAAGAGACGTGGCCTTATAAATTGGATCCAGTGAACTGTCAGGAGATCAGACACAAACAAAGCTTTAGAaggctagagagagagagagagagagacagtgagagtAAGCCAGACCTGATGGCCGCCTTCCCCCAAGCAGCCAGCCCATCCCAGCAGCCCCCAGGCTCCGAGGACGAAGACCACAGCCTGGATGAGTACGACCTCTACAGCCTGGCTCATTCTTACCTGGGTAAGGCCTGGCCCTGCCATCTTCCTGGTCCTTCCACTTCTGACGCCCATGTCCTACAAATGGTCTGACACCCCCCACCCTTCACAGTACGACCCCTCCTTGgacttctccccacccctcaccctttTCCAGCCTGTTCCCTGAACCCCTCATCCACTCAGCAGTGTTCTACTCAGCTCTGGGGCCTCACACATGCCTAGAAAGTTGGAGAAACAACAGTTCACCTGGGCGGCCCTCATTTCTCAGATGGGGAAAGAGGGACGATGACTGCCCCAGAGCTATGTGGTGACCACCCTGCAACTCCCTACTCCAACCCAAGCGCTGCACCCCGAACCCCCACCTCTCCTCTGAGGCTTCTCATCACGCCTCCAGCCACCTCACCTCAGGCTCTTGCCTTTGTTCCCAGGAGCGGGAGGCCGGAAAGGTCGCACCAAGAGAGAAGCTGCTTCCCATACCAACCACCCCAGCCCTGGTGGGCACGAGAGGAAGCTGGTGACCAAGCTTCAGAATACGGAGCGGAAAAAGCAGAAGGCACAGCTCTGAGACAGAGCTGGAGGTAAGGGGTCCGGGGCTCGAGGACCGCGGAGGTGCCTCTGCCTCCAAAGGCCAGGGCTGAGTGTGCGTGGTCGGGTAGGGAGGAGGGATCAAAGAACGGTTGTCTCAACATAGAATAAAACGCGACATACATTTGACTCTGAGTTTCTTAGTGACCAGAGCAAAGCAGGGAACTGTAGACCCTTTCTTACTGGAGGGAAATCTGGTTTACAGGGAGGGAAACAGGCCCCGAGAGGGGAGGGTCTTTCTCTGGAGTCACAGAACAAGTGAGGAGGAAAGGCAGAATTGGAAACCTCTGTCCCTTTCACTACCTGCTTTCCTTCCCCAGATGAGGCCAGAGCACAGACCCCACACAGCGATGGAGGCGCGACCACGCAGGAACGAGCCCCTTGGGGGGCTCCAGGCCTGCTTGCCCCCAACGATATCCCCAGGACTTACCCCACAGAGACTCTGAGGGGCCACCAAGGAAGTGCCCCCCAGCCCCAGAAAAAGGGCAAGATGGGGAGCAAGAGGTAGGGAGTAGAGAGGCAGAGTCACGAAGGTGCGCCCCGAAAGAAAGACACCGAAGAAACCGGAGCTCCCTGGGGTGGCGGCGACAATAAACAAAGCACAGAGCTGCAGCTTGCTTTGTCCTCGTGTGTGGTTTTGTTGGTACACAGTTCTGCGTGGGTCTGCTGTGCACCACCAACGAGCGTCTTCTGTTAGCGTCTGCATTTGATTCTGTATCTGGGAGGGGGGACTTCTGGTTTTGTGGGAGCGtgtagaggggtgtgtgtgtttgcgtgtttGCTCCAATACGCATGTCTTTGGGTGCATACGTTTCTGTGGTCTTTTATGGGATGCAGGGGAATTCCTCTGCTGCTTTGTAACACTGCTCAGGAAACaagccccctccccagctcctctCCATTTTCAGAGTAAGGATCTTGTTGATTATGTTGTATTCACAGAAAACCAGCTTTGGGAGTAAATGTTCCTTACCagtgcccatctgtaaaatggagaaaactgagtcttaaaACATTAAGGGACTTGCCCCAACTTCCTCAGGGCTCAATTTCAAGGATGCTTATTGTCCTCAAGTGTGGGGTGGGTCCTTTTGCCCAGGGGGCTGCCAGGACAGCGGTCTGGGAGGTCAGCTGAGGGAGGGAGATTCTTACCTGGTGTGTTATCAATCTCGGAAGCATCCTTTGAGAAAAACATGGGGCAAATGAGGTGTGATTGGAGCTAAGAGAATGCACTGAGATATAAATCTGGGCCGCTGTAATGAAGACTCAAAACGGGATAGGAAGTTATCCCTCTGTCACATAATCACAGCTCCAAGGCAAGGACTCCTGGACTAAAATGGCAACTCCACTGTGTCAGGGACCCCACTATTGTAGCTCGTGGTTCTGCCACCCTCAAAGCATGGCTCCCATTTGGAGGTCCAAGCTAGCTGCTCCAGCACCTGCCATCACGTCTGCATCCCAGCCTGCAGAAAGAGAGCAGGGAAGGACCAGCGGAGGCCATACCAACTCAGTTTTAAGGCCGTAACCTAAAAGTAAAACATAGCACAGCTGCTCAGAATTTAATTACATGGCCGCACCCAACTGCAAGAGAAGTTTGGAAAATGTAGTATTTAGCAGCTTCACCACGTGTTAGCGAAATTTGGAAAGGGCAAGGTTTTAGTATTACAGGAAACAGGGAAGAGTGCACACTGGATAAAACTAGCAAGAAGCATTTTCCACAGACAGACTCAACATCAACAGGGGGAGAAAAACCCTAATTCTGGCTCTGGGCAGAGCCTTTTTATTCTCCCCCTGTCCTTTCCATGCTTCCttcagagcttcagtttcctcacctgtcagaTGGTGAGACCACCCCCTTCTCTGTCTACTTCAAAGGAGAAAACAGGCTGGGAAGTGCTGTATCCCTCATTGGCTATGGTCACTCCCTGGGTACTGGGTCCTATAACACTTGCTATAACACTCGCCTATAACACTGGCCTCAAAGGCTCCCTCACTCCTGGCCTCTGATTGGCTTTCCCTGGCCCCGCCCTTCCCTGGTACAGCCTATGCTCCTGAGGCTTTTAAGTAGGTGGTCCGGGAACCAGACAGCTCATGGAAATTTACAGAATATGTGATCAGAAAGGATCCTGGGAGTTAAGAGTCCCACTCTTTCAAGGCCTGGGGTGGAGGtcaggggtcaggggtcaggaACTGGCTTAAACTCACACGAGGGCAAGGGACTCAGGACAAGAAcccactcttcttttttttaaaaaagaggatagtttattagaggcgggagaagaggttgcagctcccgagcgggagggggtcccgaatggggtgcccagtgactgaggcaaaagctcttacttttattccttcctttgcctgtttggagaagggggctggagccctCTAATTGACTTCATGTATCAGGTTCGTCCTGTTTGCCtgtcctgaagggattaacgaatgAATCCAtttctatcagatctgttcctttAGAACCCACTCTTGACTCTACCCTTTCAGGACCTCCCTGTTCTGTTCCTAcagcctttctttttcatctgttgGCCTGTCACCCCAATGTCTTGGGTTCCCCCAGAGAACTACAGAGATAGCTAACTGACATCTCTCCCCTCTCAGGGGCTAACACAAACAGGTTGCAACAATGAATTCAAGCTCCTGGCAGAGAACCAGGAAACTCGCATGGGTCTTTATTTGCTTCACAAACTCCCTGGTTCtcttcctgccactcctttctcaAAGGCCAGctttcagatatatattttttaaatttcagaatgaCCCAAAGTTGAGTTTTCACAGCAGTGGAGCAATCGGGAAAGGTAATACGATGCCACCATTATTGATAATCAGCCTCAGGGTTTTCCCAGCCTCCTCTTTCCCACAGCACTTCCGTGATTGCCCTGTGTCCCTTCGAGCTCTCCCATTATTTAcgtaaaaaaaaattactaaaaattacCTCTATGTCCTTACCTTTTtactcaaatatattaaaaaggaaactgcagaATCACCAAAAAATGGAAATCAACCACCCCATGTCAGAGTTAGAAGATAACTGTTCAAAGAAACACCTAACTCCAACTTTTTAAGTCCCCCTGTGCGCTCACCTGGGATGACCCTGGGTATGAACAGTCCTAAGTGTTCACACCTGGAGAAGCACTGGTTCTTCACTCGGCCAGGTGCTCCCCAACATGGGAGAAAGCTTCACTGTAATCACCTGGGAGTTACAGAAACTACTGCTACCTGGGTCCCACTTCACAGATTCTGATTTCACCGCTCTAGGGTGTAGCTTGGATACTGGGACTTTGAAACGTGACTTCGACATGCTGTGAAATTTGAGGACCATGGATGCAGTGGGGTTTTGTCTCAGAGTACGTTTACCAGAGAGCGTCACAGCAAGAGTTCCCATACCACAGGCTCTCCTGGCAGTGTGGCCTTGCACCCTTCCACCCAACAGGGGCGGGGGACCGTGTCCCTTCCCTTTGAAAGTGCAAGGATCTTTGCTGCTGCCTGACTAAtagaggagggaggaggtggtgTGCGCTCAGAAAATGCCATGCCCCTCCAGCTTTCTCCCTGGGGTTCTTGGGACCCCACCACCCTGCTGTGTGGACGTCCAGCACCTCATACATGGAGAGATACCGTAGAAAGTCCACACGTTGGCATTCGGGCCTTCAGCCCAGCGGGACTCCCAGCTGGAAACCCTCCTCTAGCTCCAGTGGGAGTGAAGGGAGCCTGCAGACGTTCCAGCCCCAGCTGTGAAGCCCCCTCCAGTTGGATGACTCCAATTGAGTCTTCCTAGAGGAGGGAGGTCTGACATATTTAGAGCAGAGACAAGC
Coding sequences within:
- the NUPR1 gene encoding nuclear protein 1, translating into MAAFPQAASPSQQPPGSEDEDHSLDEYDLYSLAHSYLGAGGRKGRTKREAASHTNHPSPGGHERKLVTKLQNTERKKQKAQL